The following coding sequences lie in one Arachis hypogaea cultivar Tifrunner chromosome 4, arahy.Tifrunner.gnm2.J5K5, whole genome shotgun sequence genomic window:
- the LOC140184189 gene encoding uncharacterized protein, giving the protein MLALTEFDLQYVPAKAVKGQVITDFLVEYETLILGLEILISNGDLEVQIFGDSQLVLKQLSKEFKCNNEKLQTYLTTAWELLTSFRKVSLVQIPRVHNEIANEREVLCIDEWKDTDWRKPIAQYLKNSNIPVGRKMKLQAINFVLMADELYKKGIDESLSRYLGQEDQNIALGEVRNGICGAHQAEKR; this is encoded by the exons ATGCTGGCATTAACAGAGTTTGATTTACAATACGTCCCAGCCAAGGCTGTAAAAGGGCAGGTCATTACAGATTTTCTTGTGG AGTACGAAACTTTGATTTTGGGTCTTGAAATATTAATTAGTAACGGGGATTTAGAAGTTCAAATATTTGGGGATTCTCAGTTGGTTTTAAAGCAGTTATCAAAGGAATTTAAATGCAATAATGAGAAGTTGCAAACATATTTAACAACTGCTTGGGAATTGTTAACTTCCTTTCGAAAAGTTTCTTTGGTTCAAATCCCCAGGGTCCATAATGAAATTGCTAATGAAAGAGAAGTTTTGTGTATAGATGAATGGAAAGATACTGATTGGAGAAAGCCTATTGCTCAGTATTTAAAGAATTCCAATATTCCAGTTGGTAGAAAGATGAAATTGCAAGCAATAAATTTTGTCTTGATGGCTGATGAGTTGTATAAGAAAGGGATCGATGAGAGTTTGTCGAGATATTTAGGCCAAGAAGATCAAAACATTGCCTTGGGTGAAGTTCGTAATGGGATATGTGGGGCCCATCAAGCTGAAAAAAGATGA